The Micromonospora sediminicola genome contains a region encoding:
- a CDS encoding NADPH:quinone reductase, with amino-acid sequence MKAIVYERSGDASVLQLVDRPVPEPGPGEVLVRMAVSGVNPTDWKARQAWPLPAGWQIPHQDGAGVVEAVGEGVDRILIGERVWVWEAAWQRPWGTASEYTVVPVRHAVPLGSASFDLGAALGIPFMTAHRCLTAGEFMPDKLHAGALSDHVVLVQGGAGAVGNAAIQLARWADACVITTVSSPEKAQLAAAAGANFVINYREQDVVEEVRKVAPDGVHTIVEVSAARNAAADVQILRTGAAVCVYADDGGDEVTLPIRPLMGPNARWQFVLVYTAPKVAKAQAVTDIAAAVAQGAIRVGEQAGLPLHRYPLAQAAAAQQAVQDSVVGKVLVSTADE; translated from the coding sequence ATGAAGGCGATCGTGTACGAGCGCAGCGGGGACGCCTCGGTGCTCCAGTTGGTGGACCGGCCGGTGCCGGAGCCCGGCCCCGGCGAGGTGCTGGTGCGGATGGCGGTGTCGGGGGTGAACCCGACCGACTGGAAGGCCCGCCAGGCGTGGCCCCTGCCGGCCGGCTGGCAGATCCCGCACCAGGACGGCGCCGGCGTGGTCGAGGCGGTCGGCGAGGGCGTGGACCGGATCCTGATCGGCGAGCGGGTCTGGGTCTGGGAGGCGGCCTGGCAGCGACCCTGGGGCACCGCCAGCGAGTACACCGTGGTGCCGGTCCGGCACGCGGTGCCGCTCGGCTCGGCCTCGTTCGACCTGGGCGCGGCGCTGGGCATCCCGTTCATGACCGCGCACCGGTGCCTGACCGCCGGCGAGTTCATGCCGGACAAGCTGCACGCCGGCGCGTTGAGCGACCACGTGGTGCTGGTGCAGGGCGGGGCGGGCGCGGTGGGCAACGCGGCGATCCAGCTCGCCCGCTGGGCCGACGCCTGCGTGATCACCACGGTGAGCAGCCCGGAGAAGGCACAGCTGGCGGCGGCGGCCGGGGCCAACTTCGTGATCAACTATCGCGAGCAGGACGTGGTCGAGGAGGTCCGCAAGGTCGCGCCCGACGGGGTGCACACGATCGTCGAGGTCTCGGCCGCCCGCAACGCCGCGGCCGACGTGCAGATCCTGCGCACCGGCGCGGCGGTCTGCGTGTACGCCGACGACGGCGGCGACGAGGTGACGCTGCCGATCCGGCCCCTGATGGGCCCGAACGCGCGCTGGCAGTTCGTGCTGGTCTACACCGCGCCGAAGGTGGCCAAGGCGCAGGCGGTCACCGACATCGCCGCCGCGGTGGCGCAGGGCGCGATCCGGGTCGGCGAACAGGCGGGCCTGCCGCTGCACCGGTATCCGCTGGCGCAGGCCGCCGCCGCGCAGCAGGCGGTGCAGGACAGCGTGGTGGGCAAGGTGCTCGTGAGCACCGCCGACGAGTAG
- a CDS encoding fatty acid--CoA ligase translates to MRSTMMEAPLQVARILEHGSTVHGAAEVVTWTGAEPRRMTYAEVGRAAARLAHALRDECGVTGDERVATFMWNNNEHLVAYFAVPSMGAVLHTLNIRLFPDQVVYIANHAEDRVVLVDTTLIPLLARVIGDMTTVRHVVVVGGGDPAPLLAAAGDRITVHHWDALLADRPDRYDWPEVDERDAAALCYTSGTTGNPKGVAYSHRSIYLHSLQVCMPEGFGLGPKDRELAIVPMFHAMSWGLPYAAFLSGASLIMPDRFLQAEPIAAMIAAERPTLAGAVPTIWTDLLAYLDSHDVDTSSLTEVIVGGSACPPALMHAFHDRHGIEVIHAWGMTEMSPLGSVSRPPAGATGDDAWGYRYTQGRVPAGVAARIVGPLGEPLPADGTSVGELEVRGPWVTARYVGDDVPDEEKFRDGWLRTGDVGTLSPDGYITLTDRAKDVIKSGGEWISSVELENALMAHPAVLEACVVGVPDERWDERPLATVVVREGASVTAEELRDFLATSVARWQLPERWAFIDAVPKTSVGKFDKKVVRSRYADGGLEVRELTAP, encoded by the coding sequence ATGCGTAGCACGATGATGGAAGCCCCCCTCCAGGTCGCCCGGATCCTCGAACACGGCTCCACCGTGCACGGCGCGGCGGAGGTGGTCACCTGGACCGGTGCCGAGCCCCGCCGGATGACGTACGCCGAGGTGGGTCGCGCCGCCGCCCGGTTGGCCCACGCGTTGCGCGACGAGTGCGGCGTGACCGGCGACGAGCGGGTCGCCACGTTCATGTGGAACAACAACGAGCACCTGGTGGCCTACTTCGCGGTGCCGAGCATGGGCGCGGTGCTGCACACGCTCAACATCCGGCTCTTCCCCGACCAGGTCGTCTACATCGCGAACCACGCCGAGGACCGGGTGGTGCTGGTCGACACCACGCTCATCCCGCTGCTCGCCCGGGTGATCGGCGACATGACCACGGTGCGGCACGTGGTGGTGGTCGGCGGTGGCGACCCGGCCCCGCTGCTGGCCGCGGCCGGCGACCGGATCACCGTGCACCACTGGGACGCGCTGCTGGCCGACCGCCCGGACCGCTACGACTGGCCCGAGGTGGACGAGCGCGACGCGGCGGCGCTCTGCTACACCTCCGGGACCACCGGCAACCCCAAGGGCGTGGCCTACTCGCACCGCTCGATCTACCTGCACTCGCTCCAGGTGTGCATGCCGGAGGGCTTCGGCCTCGGCCCGAAGGACCGGGAACTGGCCATCGTGCCGATGTTCCACGCCATGTCCTGGGGCCTGCCGTACGCGGCGTTCCTCTCCGGCGCCTCGCTGATCATGCCGGACCGTTTCCTCCAGGCCGAGCCGATCGCCGCCATGATCGCCGCCGAGCGGCCCACCCTGGCCGGCGCGGTGCCGACCATCTGGACCGACCTGCTGGCCTATCTGGACAGCCACGACGTGGACACGTCCTCGCTGACGGAGGTGATCGTCGGCGGTTCGGCCTGCCCGCCGGCGCTGATGCACGCGTTCCACGACCGGCACGGCATCGAGGTCATCCACGCCTGGGGCATGACCGAGATGTCCCCGCTCGGCTCGGTCTCCCGCCCGCCGGCCGGCGCGACCGGCGACGACGCGTGGGGCTACCGCTACACCCAGGGCCGGGTGCCGGCTGGCGTGGCCGCGCGGATCGTCGGCCCGCTGGGCGAGCCGCTGCCCGCGGACGGGACGTCCGTGGGCGAGCTGGAGGTCCGCGGGCCGTGGGTGACCGCCCGGTACGTCGGGGACGACGTGCCGGACGAGGAGAAGTTCCGGGACGGTTGGCTGCGTACCGGTGACGTCGGCACGCTCTCGCCGGACGGCTACATCACGCTGACCGACCGCGCGAAGGACGTGATCAAGTCGGGCGGGGAGTGGATCTCGTCGGTCGAGCTGGAGAACGCCCTGATGGCGCACCCGGCGGTGCTGGAGGCGTGCGTGGTGGGCGTGCCGGACGAGCGGTGGGACGAGCGTCCGCTGGCCACCGTGGTGGTCCGCGAGGGCGCCTCGGTCACCGCGGAGGAGCTGCGGGACTTCCTGGCCACGTCGGTGGCCCGCTGGCAGTTGCCGGAGCGCTGGGCGTTCATCGACGCGGTGCCGAAGACCAGCGTGGGCAAGTTCGACAAGAAGGTCGTGCGCTCGCGGTACGCGGACGGCGGGCTGGAGGTGCGCGAACTGACCGCGCCGTAA
- a CDS encoding NUDIX domain-containing protein, giving the protein MSISWADSYVGQLRALAGDRTLMFVGARAVVRDNAARVLLIQRSDNGQWALPAGAMELGESIADCAVREVREETGLRALRVSAFALYTGPDRTHTNMYGHTYQVFTTAFRVDEWDGELSRFTDETTDAGFFHPDEFPTPLSSSVHETLADLDVFEQTNRLILK; this is encoded by the coding sequence GTGAGCATCTCGTGGGCCGACTCGTACGTCGGGCAGCTCCGCGCCCTGGCCGGTGACCGCACCCTGATGTTCGTCGGCGCCCGCGCCGTGGTGCGCGACAACGCCGCCCGGGTGCTGCTGATCCAGCGCTCCGACAACGGCCAGTGGGCGCTGCCGGCCGGTGCGATGGAGCTGGGCGAGTCGATCGCCGACTGCGCGGTCCGGGAGGTCCGCGAGGAGACCGGCCTGCGCGCGCTGCGGGTCAGCGCGTTCGCGCTCTACACCGGCCCGGACCGCACCCACACCAACATGTACGGGCACACCTACCAGGTCTTCACCACCGCGTTCCGGGTCGACGAGTGGGACGGGGAGCTGTCCCGCTTCACCGACGAGACCACCGACGCCGGCTTCTTCCACCCGGACGAGTTCCCGACCCCGCTCTCGTCCAGCGTCCACGAGACGCTCGCCGACCTGGACGTCTTCGAGCAGACCAACCGCCTGATCCTCAAGTGA
- a CDS encoding MDR family MFS transporter: protein MTAQAARPALPARQIRLLMFGLMTGMLLAALDQTIVGTALPTIVGELGGINHYSWVVTAYLLASTASTPLYGKMADLYGRRPVFLFSIGTFLLGSLLAGLSQDMTQLIVTRGVQGLGAGGLMTLAFTIISDVVSPRERGRYQGLFGAVFGLSSVAGPLVGGYFAETNWRWIFYINVPLAILAIVVCWHVMRLVPFQRREHTVDWVGAALLVAGVSCLLLALSWGGNEYGWGSGVIVGLFVAGAVLGVLFLLQEARTREPILPLRLFRKRTFALANSAGFVLGLVMFGSIIFIPLYLQIVKGASPTRSGLLMLPMMAGIIVTSIVTGRAMSRIGRYKWFPVAGAAVLVVGMLLFRQLQVGTSLWAAFGYMVVIGVGLGLCMQSLILAVQNAVDVRDLGAGTSSATFFRSLGGSFGVAILGAVLSSRLTAELSDRLPGAIAQLPPQQRAAVAAGGTENISINDPATILALPGPVRAAIQASFVESLHLVFLTTGLIAVLAVLVTLAMPNHQLRGAGPQGSTGGADPLGGKAAAPGGKPLPKESKDEAAADMEAKSQTML from the coding sequence ATGACCGCCCAGGCCGCTCGTCCCGCCCTGCCCGCCCGCCAGATCCGCCTGCTGATGTTCGGTCTGATGACCGGAATGCTGCTGGCGGCGCTCGACCAGACCATCGTCGGCACCGCGTTGCCCACCATCGTCGGCGAGCTGGGCGGGATCAACCACTACTCCTGGGTGGTGACGGCGTACCTGCTGGCGTCGACCGCCTCGACGCCGCTCTACGGCAAGATGGCCGACCTGTACGGACGCCGGCCGGTCTTCCTCTTCTCGATCGGCACGTTCCTGCTCGGCTCGTTGCTGGCCGGCCTGTCGCAGGACATGACCCAGCTGATCGTCACCCGGGGGGTGCAGGGCCTGGGCGCGGGTGGCCTGATGACGCTGGCGTTCACCATCATCTCGGACGTGGTCTCCCCCCGGGAGCGGGGCCGCTACCAGGGTCTGTTCGGCGCCGTGTTCGGCCTGTCGTCGGTGGCCGGTCCGTTGGTGGGCGGCTACTTCGCGGAGACCAACTGGCGCTGGATCTTCTACATCAACGTGCCGCTGGCGATCCTCGCCATCGTGGTCTGCTGGCACGTCATGCGGCTGGTGCCGTTCCAGCGGCGCGAGCACACCGTCGACTGGGTCGGCGCCGCGCTGCTGGTCGCCGGCGTGAGCTGCCTGCTGTTGGCGCTGAGCTGGGGTGGCAACGAGTACGGCTGGGGCTCCGGCGTGATCGTCGGGCTGTTCGTGGCGGGCGCGGTGCTGGGCGTGCTGTTCCTGCTCCAGGAGGCCCGGACCCGGGAACCGATCCTGCCGCTGCGGCTGTTCCGCAAGCGGACGTTCGCGCTGGCCAACTCGGCCGGCTTCGTGCTCGGCCTGGTGATGTTCGGGTCGATCATCTTCATCCCGCTCTACCTCCAGATCGTCAAGGGCGCCTCGCCGACCCGCAGCGGCCTGCTGATGCTGCCGATGATGGCCGGCATCATCGTCACGTCGATCGTCACCGGCCGGGCGATGAGCCGGATCGGCCGGTACAAGTGGTTCCCGGTGGCCGGCGCGGCCGTGCTGGTGGTCGGCATGCTGCTGTTCCGGCAGCTCCAGGTGGGCACCTCGCTCTGGGCCGCGTTCGGCTACATGGTGGTGATCGGCGTCGGGCTGGGCCTGTGCATGCAGTCGTTGATCCTGGCGGTGCAGAACGCGGTGGACGTCCGCGACCTGGGCGCGGGCACCTCGTCCGCGACGTTCTTCCGGTCGCTGGGCGGGTCGTTCGGGGTGGCGATCCTGGGCGCGGTGCTGTCGTCGCGGCTCACCGCCGAGCTGTCCGACCGGCTGCCGGGCGCGATCGCCCAGCTCCCGCCGCAGCAACGGGCGGCGGTGGCGGCCGGCGGCACGGAGAACATCTCGATCAACGACCCGGCGACCATCCTCGCCCTGCCCGGTCCGGTACGCGCCGCGATCCAGGCGTCGTTCGTCGAGTCGCTGCACCTGGTCTTCCTGACCACCGGCCTGATCGCCGTGCTGGCGGTGCTGGTCACCCTCGCCATGCCGAACCACCAGCTGCGCGGCGCCGGCCCGCAGGGCTCGACCGGCGGCGCGGACCCGCTGGGCGGGAAGGCCGCCGCGCCGGGCGGCAAGCCGCTGCCGAAGGAGTCGAAGGACGAGGCCGCCGCCGACATGGAGGCGAAGTCGCAGACGATGCTGTGA
- a CDS encoding type 1 glutamine amidotransferase domain-containing protein, which produces MAATLQGKRIAFLAADGVEEVEYTKPREAVENAGAQVELVSIESGSIQAFNHLDHGKQYQVDVTTKEADAGAYDGLVLPGGVANPDFLRTDPEAVRFVKAFFDAGKPVGVICHGPWTLVEADVVRGRTITSWPSLRTDLTNAGATWVDQEVVTDNGLVSSRKPDDLPAFCAKIVEEFAEGRHTAR; this is translated from the coding sequence ATGGCAGCGACACTTCAGGGCAAGCGGATCGCCTTCCTGGCCGCCGACGGCGTCGAGGAGGTCGAGTACACCAAGCCCCGGGAGGCGGTGGAGAACGCCGGCGCCCAGGTGGAGCTGGTCTCCATCGAGTCCGGCTCGATCCAGGCCTTCAACCACCTCGACCACGGCAAGCAGTACCAGGTGGACGTCACCACCAAGGAGGCGGACGCCGGGGCGTACGACGGGTTGGTGCTGCCCGGCGGCGTGGCGAACCCGGACTTCCTGCGGACGGACCCGGAGGCGGTCCGGTTCGTGAAGGCGTTCTTCGACGCCGGCAAGCCGGTCGGGGTGATCTGCCACGGCCCGTGGACGCTGGTCGAGGCGGACGTGGTGCGGGGCCGCACCATCACCTCCTGGCCGAGCCTGCGCACCGACCTCACCAATGCCGGCGCCACGTGGGTCGACCAGGAGGTCGTCACCGACAACGGCCTGGTCAGCAGCCGTAAGCCGGACGACCTGCCGGCGTTCTGCGCCAAGATCGTGGAGGAGTTCGCCGAGGGCCGGCACACCGCCCGCTGA
- the rfaE2 gene encoding D-glycero-beta-D-manno-heptose 1-phosphate adenylyltransferase codes for MAGAAAEERRLATVVASWQGRPVLVVGDAMLDEWRFAESERLCREAPAPVLTLRRRISAAGGAANTAVNVAALGGRAALVAPVGADVAGDELHDCLDRAAVWDRTVSQPGRPTPVKRRMLAGNQILLREDSGGPEDALDEDGVARLLTALHCATEELRAVAAGHPLTLVVCDYGLGALPSAVRAWLVANRDRYGTVALDAHDLADWRGLNPTVVTPSFAEATRLLARAAAGFAHAERGAVRAGGDLHLDHPAEADGPSELVVGAAPGGAGERTTGGPHPTSGAPAATAATGGPAGPTGEPTPGEERVALTGDGLSVTGTGVTVNAAAGEGVDRAVLAESRLPELRAHTGADVVAVTLDTEGAVVGGADGSPRRSHSTPVPASHAVGAGDSYLAAMTLALAADAGLPTAAQLAQLAATITVADTGTCVCRREDLLAALGTGGEEAGHPALVGAEELTALVADHRRAGRSVVFTNGCFDVLHPGHVRYLTQARALGDLLIVAVNSDGSVRRLKGPDRPVNPVEDRIALLAALACVDHVVVFEEDSPARLIEAVRPDVYVKGGDYPPEMVPEAPLVRRLGGQVRTLGYVPDRSTSAIIDRIRAQAASEHREAAPDPHLPAVGEGRPA; via the coding sequence ATGGCAGGAGCAGCAGCGGAAGAGCGCCGGCTGGCCACCGTGGTGGCGAGCTGGCAGGGGCGTCCCGTGCTGGTCGTCGGCGACGCCATGCTGGACGAGTGGCGGTTCGCCGAGTCGGAGCGGCTCTGCCGGGAGGCGCCCGCACCGGTCCTCACCCTGCGCCGCCGGATCTCCGCGGCCGGCGGCGCCGCGAACACCGCGGTCAACGTCGCCGCCCTCGGCGGGCGGGCCGCGCTGGTCGCCCCGGTCGGCGCCGACGTGGCCGGTGACGAGCTGCACGACTGCCTGGACCGCGCGGCGGTCTGGGACCGGACGGTGAGCCAGCCCGGCCGTCCCACCCCGGTCAAGCGGCGGATGCTCGCCGGCAATCAGATCCTGCTCCGGGAGGACTCCGGCGGCCCAGAGGACGCGCTCGACGAAGACGGCGTGGCCCGCCTGCTGACCGCGCTGCACTGCGCCACCGAGGAGCTGCGCGCGGTGGCCGCCGGGCATCCGCTCACGCTGGTGGTCTGCGACTACGGACTGGGCGCGCTGCCCTCGGCGGTCCGCGCCTGGCTGGTCGCAAACCGGGACCGGTACGGCACGGTGGCGCTGGACGCACACGACCTGGCCGACTGGCGCGGGCTCAACCCGACCGTGGTGACCCCGAGCTTCGCCGAGGCGACCCGGCTGCTGGCCCGCGCCGCCGCCGGCTTCGCGCACGCCGAACGGGGTGCCGTCCGCGCTGGCGGCGACCTGCACCTCGACCACCCGGCGGAGGCCGACGGCCCGTCCGAGCTGGTGGTGGGCGCCGCGCCCGGCGGGGCCGGCGAGCGGACCACGGGCGGCCCGCACCCGACCTCCGGAGCGCCCGCCGCGACGGCCGCCACCGGCGGTCCGGCCGGGCCGACGGGTGAGCCGACGCCCGGTGAGGAGCGGGTGGCGTTGACCGGGGACGGTCTCAGCGTCACCGGCACCGGGGTGACGGTGAACGCGGCGGCCGGCGAGGGCGTGGACCGGGCGGTGCTGGCCGAGTCGCGCCTGCCCGAGCTGCGCGCCCACACCGGCGCGGACGTGGTGGCGGTCACCCTGGACACCGAGGGCGCGGTGGTCGGCGGCGCCGACGGCTCGCCCCGGCGCAGCCACAGCACCCCGGTCCCGGCGAGCCACGCGGTGGGCGCCGGGGACTCGTACCTGGCGGCCATGACGCTGGCGCTCGCCGCCGACGCGGGTCTGCCGACCGCCGCCCAGCTCGCCCAGCTCGCCGCGACCATCACGGTCGCCGACACCGGCACCTGCGTGTGCCGCCGGGAAGACCTGCTCGCCGCGCTGGGCACCGGCGGTGAGGAAGCCGGGCACCCGGCCCTGGTCGGCGCCGAGGAGCTGACCGCGCTCGTCGCCGACCACCGCCGGGCCGGCCGCTCGGTGGTGTTCACCAACGGCTGCTTCGACGTGCTGCACCCCGGGCACGTCCGCTACCTGACCCAGGCCCGCGCGCTCGGCGACCTGCTGATCGTGGCGGTCAACTCGGACGGCAGCGTGCGGCGGCTCAAGGGCCCGGACCGGCCGGTCAACCCGGTCGAGGACCGCATCGCCCTGCTGGCCGCGCTGGCCTGCGTCGACCACGTGGTGGTGTTCGAGGAGGACTCGCCGGCCCGCCTGATCGAGGCGGTCCGCCCGGACGTCTACGTCAAGGGCGGCGACTACCCGCCGGAGATGGTCCCGGAGGCGCCGCTGGTCCGCCGGCTGGGCGGCCAGGTGCGCACGCTCGGGTACGTGCCGGACCGCTCCACCTCGGCGATCATCGACCGCATCCGCGCCCAGGCGGCCAGCGAGCACCGTGAGGCCGCGCCCGACCCGCACCTTCCCGCCGTGGGCGAGGGCAGGCCGGCGTGA
- a CDS encoding glycosyltransferase, which produces MTRPLDPGTPEQFRRPRRLDVLIPTRNRPAELAVTLSGLAAQEGVPGFGVVVSDQSDGEPAYAHPAAATMVRALRHRGHPVLLTRRLPRRGLAEHRSYLLSRSAAEAVLCLDDDVWLEPGALSRLVTALDELGCGFVGNAVHGLSYTDDVRPDTHRHYEEWPGRPEPERIRPGTPEWHRASIHPAANLLHVTEKLDLPAGAWRAYKISWIGGCVLYDRAKLVESGGFDFWERLPERHQGEDVAAQLAVLERHGGAGVLPSGAYHLESPTTVTERDVEAWEVVLSESTAEV; this is translated from the coding sequence GTGACCCGACCGCTGGACCCGGGCACGCCCGAACAGTTCCGCCGGCCCCGCCGGCTGGACGTGCTGATCCCCACCCGCAACCGGCCGGCCGAGCTGGCGGTCACCCTCTCCGGGCTGGCCGCCCAGGAGGGTGTGCCCGGGTTCGGGGTGGTGGTCAGCGACCAGTCCGACGGGGAACCCGCGTACGCGCACCCGGCGGCGGCCACCATGGTGCGGGCGTTGCGCCACCGGGGGCACCCGGTGCTGCTGACCCGGCGGCTGCCCCGGCGCGGGCTGGCCGAGCACCGCTCCTACCTGCTGTCCCGGTCGGCGGCCGAGGCGGTGCTCTGCCTCGACGACGACGTGTGGCTGGAGCCGGGCGCCCTGTCCCGCCTGGTCACCGCGCTGGACGAGCTGGGCTGCGGGTTCGTCGGCAACGCCGTGCACGGGCTCTCCTACACCGACGACGTCCGCCCCGACACCCACCGGCACTACGAGGAGTGGCCGGGCCGGCCGGAGCCGGAGCGGATCCGCCCCGGCACCCCGGAGTGGCACCGGGCGTCGATCCACCCGGCGGCGAACCTGCTGCACGTCACCGAGAAGCTGGACCTGCCGGCGGGCGCGTGGCGGGCGTACAAAATCTCCTGGATCGGCGGCTGCGTGCTCTACGACCGGGCCAAGCTGGTCGAGTCCGGCGGCTTCGACTTCTGGGAGCGGCTGCCCGAGCGGCACCAGGGTGAGGACGTGGCCGCCCAGCTCGCCGTGCTGGAGCGCCACGGCGGCGCCGGTGTGCTACCCAGCGGGGCCTACCACCTGGAGTCGCCGACCACCGTCACCGAGCGGGACGTGGAGGCGTGGGAGGTCGTGCTCAGCGAGTCGACGGCGGAGGTGTGA
- a CDS encoding glycosyltransferase family 9 protein translates to MLGPVGARVPDVERIAVLRANALGDFIFVLPALDALRAAYPSAEIVLLGAPWHAALWRDRPGPVDRVLVVPPAPGLRDPGPDESPADPAEFLAAARTERFDLALQVHGGGANSNPFVTGLGARVTAGLRADGAPPLDRWLRYVYYQHEVIRYLEVAALVGAPAITITPALAVTDADRAEAVEVLGAPERPRVALHPGATDTRRRWPAESFAEVARALAGDGYEVLVTGTPAERETVDAVVAAAGVPVRPQVGTLSLGALAAAYADCALVVSNDTGPLHLAAAVGAPTVGIFWVGNLINGASPLRGRHRPIAAWTTLCPVCGVDCTPGIYPHRPGDGECPHRVSFVADVPVAEVVEAARELLTPPPSTR, encoded by the coding sequence GTGCTCGGTCCGGTCGGCGCGCGCGTGCCGGACGTCGAGCGGATCGCCGTGCTGCGCGCCAACGCGCTCGGCGACTTCATCTTCGTGCTGCCGGCGCTGGACGCGCTGCGGGCCGCGTACCCGTCGGCGGAGATCGTGCTGCTCGGCGCGCCGTGGCACGCGGCGCTCTGGCGCGACCGGCCCGGCCCGGTGGACCGGGTGCTGGTGGTGCCGCCCGCGCCCGGCCTCCGGGACCCCGGCCCGGACGAGAGCCCGGCGGACCCGGCGGAGTTCCTGGCCGCCGCCCGGACCGAACGGTTCGACCTGGCGTTGCAGGTGCACGGCGGCGGGGCCAACTCCAACCCGTTCGTCACCGGGCTCGGCGCCCGGGTCACCGCCGGGCTGCGGGCGGACGGCGCGCCGCCGCTCGACCGTTGGCTGCGCTACGTCTACTACCAGCACGAGGTGATCCGCTATCTGGAGGTGGCCGCCCTGGTCGGGGCGCCGGCCATCACGATCACCCCGGCGCTGGCGGTGACCGACGCCGACCGGGCCGAGGCCGTCGAGGTGCTCGGCGCGCCCGAACGGCCCCGGGTGGCGCTGCACCCGGGCGCGACCGACACCCGGCGGCGCTGGCCGGCGGAGAGCTTCGCCGAGGTCGCCCGGGCGCTGGCCGGGGACGGGTACGAGGTGCTGGTCACCGGCACCCCGGCCGAGCGGGAGACGGTCGACGCGGTGGTTGCGGCGGCCGGCGTGCCGGTGCGCCCGCAGGTCGGCACGCTCAGCCTCGGCGCGCTGGCCGCGGCCTACGCGGACTGCGCGCTGGTGGTCTCCAACGACACCGGCCCGCTGCACCTGGCCGCCGCGGTGGGCGCGCCCACCGTCGGGATCTTCTGGGTCGGCAACCTGATCAACGGGGCCTCTCCGCTGCGCGGTCGGCACCGCCCGATCGCCGCCTGGACCACGCTCTGCCCGGTCTGCGGCGTCGACTGCACGCCGGGGATCTACCCGCACCGCCCGGGCGACGGCGAGTGCCCGCACCGGGTGTCGTTCGTGGCCGACGTGCCGGTCGCCGAGGTGGTGGAGGCGGCCCGGGAGCTGCTCACACCTCCGCCGTCGACTCGCTGA
- a CDS encoding Hsp20/alpha crystallin family protein, which yields MTEQRGWRGRQQGWDPMGELQSLRSELSRLVGGRSGTPDVEMAEVADGWEVVVRLPGVAPEEVAVELDDRELCVRARSEAEVNADQGIPGGFTTRGFEYRVDLPSRVDPERIDAVMDHGLLRVHLPRAARPAPRTITVGRTGPRATSGRTPSPADPAADRELHHPDTTVDEIDRP from the coding sequence ATGACGGAACAGCGGGGCTGGCGGGGACGCCAGCAGGGCTGGGACCCGATGGGCGAGTTGCAGTCACTGCGCTCCGAGCTGAGCCGCCTGGTCGGCGGCCGCTCCGGCACCCCGGACGTGGAGATGGCCGAGGTCGCCGACGGCTGGGAGGTGGTCGTCCGGCTGCCCGGCGTGGCGCCCGAGGAGGTGGCCGTCGAGCTGGACGACCGCGAGCTGTGCGTACGCGCCCGCTCGGAGGCCGAGGTCAACGCCGACCAGGGCATCCCCGGCGGGTTCACCACCCGCGGCTTCGAATACCGCGTCGACCTGCCGTCCCGGGTGGACCCGGAGCGGATCGACGCGGTGATGGACCACGGCCTGCTGCGGGTGCACCTGCCCCGGGCGGCCCGGCCCGCGCCGCGCACCATCACCGTCGGTCGCACCGGCCCGCGCGCCACCTCCGGCCGTACGCCGAGCCCGGCCGACCCGGCCGCGGACCGGGAGCTGCACCACCCGGACACCACGGTCGACGAGATCGACCGGCCGTAG
- a CDS encoding DUF2231 domain-containing protein encodes MESRLKVLGHPVHPMLVMFPVGLFVTAVIFDLIDIVGGPDFLGEVAYWNVTVGLIGGLLAAAAGAFDLLALPTGTRAKRVGLTHAAANVAVILLFAAVWAVRLNADSRAAGGALFAIEVVAVAILGISAWLGGELVDRLGVGVDPDHDLNAPSSLRPPSATQRIGDVR; translated from the coding sequence ATGGAGAGCCGACTCAAGGTGCTCGGCCATCCCGTGCATCCGATGCTGGTGATGTTCCCGGTCGGGCTCTTCGTGACCGCGGTGATCTTCGACCTGATCGACATCGTGGGCGGGCCGGACTTCCTCGGCGAGGTGGCGTACTGGAACGTCACGGTCGGGCTGATCGGCGGCCTGCTGGCCGCGGCGGCCGGCGCCTTCGACCTGCTGGCCCTGCCCACCGGCACCCGCGCGAAGCGGGTCGGGCTCACCCACGCCGCCGCCAACGTGGCGGTGATCCTGCTCTTCGCCGCGGTCTGGGCGGTCCGGCTCAACGCGGACTCACGGGCGGCCGGCGGCGCGCTGTTCGCGATCGAGGTGGTCGCGGTGGCGATCCTCGGCATCAGCGCGTGGCTCGGCGGGGAGCTGGTCGACCGGCTCGGCGTCGGGGTCGACCCGGACCACGACCTCAACGCGCCCAGCTCGCTGCGACCCCCCTCGGCCACCCAGCGGATCGGAGACGTGCGATGA